Proteins encoded in a region of the Drosophila sechellia strain sech25 chromosome 2L, ASM438219v1, whole genome shotgun sequence genome:
- the LOC6612093 gene encoding wiskott-Aldrich syndrome protein family member 3 isoform X3 yields the protein MPLPKRSIEPVHVARSVYQQDELQSVELETVTNTTLTNIIRQLSSLSKHAEDVFGELARDVGNIGDRANSLQARIDRLAIKVTQLDSTVEEVPLTDITRKKAFKSAKVFDQQIFSRATMPAPMMDTYAQCDKPPPLDKLNVYRDDGKDGLKFYTDPNYFFELWRQEMLKDTERVMHDKGKKLNRPRQEGGAGGAAGRGNKKQKTKIRVPHNTREQQRQRALVHGETLMPNNVIYRTPNSMVNEEAGYGIQLVKIQTVGEADIDLRHSTLDAHHQVVDMGVYDTRPPRPNSIELNRSYQSEQIDGSTYEQLPPQMGNQYAATFGNGMGGPQQMHMQHQQMYDAGMYQSHALYGQTGQGMMSPEPIYGPGTPSRNKPRPSQPPPAPPSNGSGGGTPTASNANTPTRGRSMSTSRDALPPPPPVPDVISPMSGMNGVNSGHMAAKLLGRANSSSGAGSPQMTPNSVQNANDMVMTQLSNTFHSIGMAGNQLNSLSDLPPPPPVPDQHSPKMSPPNAAPPPPPPPPPVEEGMGSGNQHTLRPHQILPKSLANGEMQQPGQQNGVPHIVAPKKMLPPFHDPRNDLMKAIRDGITLRKVEKSEQKEIERNAAPLDVASILARRVAIELSESEDSDSEDDSEGWMEPNETSA from the exons ATGCCGCTGCCCAAACGATCGATAGAACCCGTACATGTGGCCCGCTCCGTGTATCAGCAGGATGAGCTGCAGTCCGTGGAGCTGGAGACGGTCACCAACACCACGCTGACGAACATCATTCGCCAGCTGTCCTCGCTGTCCAAGCACGCAGAGGATGTGTTCGGTGAACTGGCCCGCGACGTGGGCAACATCGGGGATCGGGCTAACTCGCTGCAGGCGCGCATCGATCGCCTGGCTATCAAAGTGACCCAGCTGGACAGCACAGTTGAGGAGGTGCCCTTGACGGACATTACCCGAAAGAAGGCCTTCAAGTCGGCCAAGGTGTTCGATCAGCAGATCTTCTCGCGCGCCACCATGCCGGCGCCCATGATGGACACATATGCACAGTGCGACAAGCCGCCGCCCCTCGACAAGCTCAACGTCTATCGGGACGATGGCAAGGATGGTCTTAAGTTCTACACGGATCCGAACTACTTCTTTGAGTTGTGGCGACAGGAGATGCTGAAGGATACCGAACGTGTGATGCACGACAAGGGCAAGAAGCTGAACAGACCGCGGCAGGAAGGTGGAGCCGGCGGAGCGGCTGGACGTGGCAATAAGAAACAGAAGACCAAAATAAGGGTGCCGCACAATACGCGCGAACAACAGCGACAACGTGCACTGGTGCACGGCGAAACATTGATGCCCAACAACGTCATCTACCGCACACCGAATTCCATGGTCAACGAAGAAGCTGGATACGGAA TTCAGCTAGTCAAAATACAGACTGTGGGCGAGGCTGACATCGATTTGCGGCATAGCACTCTCGATGCGCACCACCAAGTTGTCG ATATGGGAGTGTACGATACACGTCCGCCTCGTCCTAACTCGATCGAATTGAACCGAAGCTATCAGTCCGAGCAGATCGATGGTAGCACCTACGAGCAGCTTCCTCCGCAGATGGGCAATCAGTATGCTGCCACCTTCGGCAACGGCATGGGTGGCCCCCAGCAGATGCACATGCAGCATCAGCAGATGTATGACGCCGGGATGTATCAGTCGCATGCGCTGTACGGCCAAACTGGACAGGGTATGATGTCGCCGGAGCCCATCTACGGACCGGGAACACCGTCGCGTAACAAACCGCGTCCGTCGCAGCCGCCACCGGCTCCGCCGTCGAATGGCAGCGGTGGTGGTACGCCCACAGCCTCCAATGCCAACACTCCGACAAGAGGCAGAAGTATGTCGACCAGTCGGGATGCCTTGCCACCGCCTCCACCAGTTCCAGACGTCATTTCACCAATGTCCGGCATGAACGGAGTCAACAGCGGGCATATGGCGGCCAAACTGCTTGGCCGGGCAAACAGTTCGTCGGGAGCTGGATCTCCGCAGATGACTCCCAACAGCGTCCAAAATGCCAACGATATGGTCATGACGCAGCTGAGCAATACTTTCCACAGCATCGGTATGGCGGGCAATCAACTGAACTCCCTTAGCGActtgccgccaccgccgccggtTCCAGATCAG CACTCGCCTAAGATGTCGCCACCTAATGCCgcgccaccaccgccgccgccaccgcctccAGTAGAGGAAGGCATGGGCAGTGGCAACCAACACACGCTGCGCCCGCACCAAATTCTTCCCAAATCACTGGCCAATGGCGAAATGCAGCAGCCCGGCCAACAAAATGGTGTGCCTCACATTGTCGCACCCAAGAAGATGCTGCCTCCATTCCATGACCCACGCAACGACTTGATGAAGGCCATTCGAGATG GTATTACTCTACGCAAAGTTGAAaagtcggagcaaaaggaaaTTGAACGAAACGCGGCGCCATTGGATGTGGCTTCAATCTTGGCCAGACGTGTGGCTATCGAATTATCCGAGTCCGAGGATTCGGATAGCGAAGACGACAGCGAGGGCTGGATGGAACCGAACGAAACATCGGCTTGA
- the LOC6612093 gene encoding wiskott-Aldrich syndrome protein family member 3 isoform X4 → MPLPKRSIEPVHVARSVYQQDELQSVELETVTNTTLTNIIRQLSSLSKHAEDVFGELARDVGNIGDRANSLQARIDRLAIKVTQLDSTVEEVPLTDITRKKAFKSAKVFDQQIFSRATMPAPMMDTYAQCDKPPPLDKLNVYRDDGKDGLKFYTDPNYFFELWRQEMLKDTERVMHDKGKKLNRPRQEGGAGGAAGRGNKKQKTKIRVPHNTREQQRQRALVHGETLMPNNVIYRTPNSMVNEEAGYGNTVKPYNMLSHLENNSNVTKQTAVAIADMGVYDTRPPRPNSIELNRSYQSEQIDGSTYEQLPPQMGNQYAATFGNGMGGPQQMHMQHQQMYDAGMYQSHALYGQTGQGMMSPEPIYGPGTPSRNKPRPSQPPPAPPSNGSGGGTPTASNANTPTRGRSMSTSRDALPPPPPVPDVISPMSGMNGVNSGHMAAKLLGRANSSSGAGSPQMTPNSVQNANDMVMTQLSNTFHSIGMAGNQLNSLSDLPPPPPVPDQHSPKMSPPNAAPPPPPPPPPVEEGMGSGNQHTLRPHQILPKSLANGEMQQPGQQNGVPHIVAPKKMLPPFHDPRNDLMKAIRDGITLRKVEKSEQKEIERNAAPLDVASILARRVAIELSESEDSDSEDDSEGWMEPNETSA, encoded by the exons ATGCCGCTGCCCAAACGATCGATAGAACCCGTACATGTGGCCCGCTCCGTGTATCAGCAGGATGAGCTGCAGTCCGTGGAGCTGGAGACGGTCACCAACACCACGCTGACGAACATCATTCGCCAGCTGTCCTCGCTGTCCAAGCACGCAGAGGATGTGTTCGGTGAACTGGCCCGCGACGTGGGCAACATCGGGGATCGGGCTAACTCGCTGCAGGCGCGCATCGATCGCCTGGCTATCAAAGTGACCCAGCTGGACAGCACAGTTGAGGAGGTGCCCTTGACGGACATTACCCGAAAGAAGGCCTTCAAGTCGGCCAAGGTGTTCGATCAGCAGATCTTCTCGCGCGCCACCATGCCGGCGCCCATGATGGACACATATGCACAGTGCGACAAGCCGCCGCCCCTCGACAAGCTCAACGTCTATCGGGACGATGGCAAGGATGGTCTTAAGTTCTACACGGATCCGAACTACTTCTTTGAGTTGTGGCGACAGGAGATGCTGAAGGATACCGAACGTGTGATGCACGACAAGGGCAAGAAGCTGAACAGACCGCGGCAGGAAGGTGGAGCCGGCGGAGCGGCTGGACGTGGCAATAAGAAACAGAAGACCAAAATAAGGGTGCCGCACAATACGCGCGAACAACAGCGACAACGTGCACTGGTGCACGGCGAAACATTGATGCCCAACAACGTCATCTACCGCACACCGAATTCCATGGTCAACGAAGAAGCTGGATACGGAA ATACAGTAAAGCCTTATAATATGCTTTCGCATTTGGAGAATAACAGTAATGTCACCAAGCAAACCGCCGTTGCGATTGCAG ATATGGGAGTGTACGATACACGTCCGCCTCGTCCTAACTCGATCGAATTGAACCGAAGCTATCAGTCCGAGCAGATCGATGGTAGCACCTACGAGCAGCTTCCTCCGCAGATGGGCAATCAGTATGCTGCCACCTTCGGCAACGGCATGGGTGGCCCCCAGCAGATGCACATGCAGCATCAGCAGATGTATGACGCCGGGATGTATCAGTCGCATGCGCTGTACGGCCAAACTGGACAGGGTATGATGTCGCCGGAGCCCATCTACGGACCGGGAACACCGTCGCGTAACAAACCGCGTCCGTCGCAGCCGCCACCGGCTCCGCCGTCGAATGGCAGCGGTGGTGGTACGCCCACAGCCTCCAATGCCAACACTCCGACAAGAGGCAGAAGTATGTCGACCAGTCGGGATGCCTTGCCACCGCCTCCACCAGTTCCAGACGTCATTTCACCAATGTCCGGCATGAACGGAGTCAACAGCGGGCATATGGCGGCCAAACTGCTTGGCCGGGCAAACAGTTCGTCGGGAGCTGGATCTCCGCAGATGACTCCCAACAGCGTCCAAAATGCCAACGATATGGTCATGACGCAGCTGAGCAATACTTTCCACAGCATCGGTATGGCGGGCAATCAACTGAACTCCCTTAGCGActtgccgccaccgccgccggtTCCAGATCAG CACTCGCCTAAGATGTCGCCACCTAATGCCgcgccaccaccgccgccgccaccgcctccAGTAGAGGAAGGCATGGGCAGTGGCAACCAACACACGCTGCGCCCGCACCAAATTCTTCCCAAATCACTGGCCAATGGCGAAATGCAGCAGCCCGGCCAACAAAATGGTGTGCCTCACATTGTCGCACCCAAGAAGATGCTGCCTCCATTCCATGACCCACGCAACGACTTGATGAAGGCCATTCGAGATG GTATTACTCTACGCAAAGTTGAAaagtcggagcaaaaggaaaTTGAACGAAACGCGGCGCCATTGGATGTGGCTTCAATCTTGGCCAGACGTGTGGCTATCGAATTATCCGAGTCCGAGGATTCGGATAGCGAAGACGACAGCGAGGGCTGGATGGAACCGAACGAAACATCGGCTTGA
- the LOC6612093 gene encoding wiskott-Aldrich syndrome protein family member 2 isoform X1: MPLPKRSIEPVHVARSVYQQDELQSVELETVTNTTLTNIIRQLSSLSKHAEDVFGELARDVGNIGDRANSLQARIDRLAIKVTQLDSTVEEVPLTDITRKKAFKSAKVFDQQIFSRATMPAPMMDTYAQCDKPPPLDKLNVYRDDGKDGLKFYTDPNYFFELWRQEMLKDTERVMHDKGKKLNRPRQEGGAGGAAGRGNKKQKTKIRVPHNTREQQRQRALVHGETLMPNNVIYRTPNSMVNEEAGYGIQLVKIQTVGEADIDLRHSTLDAHHQVVGNIQDVDTVKPYNMLSHLENNSNVTKQTAVAIADMGVYDTRPPRPNSIELNRSYQSEQIDGSTYEQLPPQMGNQYAATFGNGMGGPQQMHMQHQQMYDAGMYQSHALYGQTGQGMMSPEPIYGPGTPSRNKPRPSQPPPAPPSNGSGGGTPTASNANTPTRGRSMSTSRDALPPPPPVPDVISPMSGMNGVNSGHMAAKLLGRANSSSGAGSPQMTPNSVQNANDMVMTQLSNTFHSIGMAGNQLNSLSDLPPPPPVPDQHSPKMSPPNAAPPPPPPPPPVEEGMGSGNQHTLRPHQILPKSLANGEMQQPGQQNGVPHIVAPKKMLPPFHDPRNDLMKAIRDGITLRKVEKSEQKEIERNAAPLDVASILARRVAIELSESEDSDSEDDSEGWMEPNETSA, translated from the exons ATGCCGCTGCCCAAACGATCGATAGAACCCGTACATGTGGCCCGCTCCGTGTATCAGCAGGATGAGCTGCAGTCCGTGGAGCTGGAGACGGTCACCAACACCACGCTGACGAACATCATTCGCCAGCTGTCCTCGCTGTCCAAGCACGCAGAGGATGTGTTCGGTGAACTGGCCCGCGACGTGGGCAACATCGGGGATCGGGCTAACTCGCTGCAGGCGCGCATCGATCGCCTGGCTATCAAAGTGACCCAGCTGGACAGCACAGTTGAGGAGGTGCCCTTGACGGACATTACCCGAAAGAAGGCCTTCAAGTCGGCCAAGGTGTTCGATCAGCAGATCTTCTCGCGCGCCACCATGCCGGCGCCCATGATGGACACATATGCACAGTGCGACAAGCCGCCGCCCCTCGACAAGCTCAACGTCTATCGGGACGATGGCAAGGATGGTCTTAAGTTCTACACGGATCCGAACTACTTCTTTGAGTTGTGGCGACAGGAGATGCTGAAGGATACCGAACGTGTGATGCACGACAAGGGCAAGAAGCTGAACAGACCGCGGCAGGAAGGTGGAGCCGGCGGAGCGGCTGGACGTGGCAATAAGAAACAGAAGACCAAAATAAGGGTGCCGCACAATACGCGCGAACAACAGCGACAACGTGCACTGGTGCACGGCGAAACATTGATGCCCAACAACGTCATCTACCGCACACCGAATTCCATGGTCAACGAAGAAGCTGGATACGGAA TTCAGCTAGTCAAAATACAGACTGTGGGCGAGGCTGACATCGATTTGCGGCATAGCACTCTCGATGCGCACCACCAAGTTGTCGGTAATATCCAAGACGTAG ATACAGTAAAGCCTTATAATATGCTTTCGCATTTGGAGAATAACAGTAATGTCACCAAGCAAACCGCCGTTGCGATTGCAG ATATGGGAGTGTACGATACACGTCCGCCTCGTCCTAACTCGATCGAATTGAACCGAAGCTATCAGTCCGAGCAGATCGATGGTAGCACCTACGAGCAGCTTCCTCCGCAGATGGGCAATCAGTATGCTGCCACCTTCGGCAACGGCATGGGTGGCCCCCAGCAGATGCACATGCAGCATCAGCAGATGTATGACGCCGGGATGTATCAGTCGCATGCGCTGTACGGCCAAACTGGACAGGGTATGATGTCGCCGGAGCCCATCTACGGACCGGGAACACCGTCGCGTAACAAACCGCGTCCGTCGCAGCCGCCACCGGCTCCGCCGTCGAATGGCAGCGGTGGTGGTACGCCCACAGCCTCCAATGCCAACACTCCGACAAGAGGCAGAAGTATGTCGACCAGTCGGGATGCCTTGCCACCGCCTCCACCAGTTCCAGACGTCATTTCACCAATGTCCGGCATGAACGGAGTCAACAGCGGGCATATGGCGGCCAAACTGCTTGGCCGGGCAAACAGTTCGTCGGGAGCTGGATCTCCGCAGATGACTCCCAACAGCGTCCAAAATGCCAACGATATGGTCATGACGCAGCTGAGCAATACTTTCCACAGCATCGGTATGGCGGGCAATCAACTGAACTCCCTTAGCGActtgccgccaccgccgccggtTCCAGATCAG CACTCGCCTAAGATGTCGCCACCTAATGCCgcgccaccaccgccgccgccaccgcctccAGTAGAGGAAGGCATGGGCAGTGGCAACCAACACACGCTGCGCCCGCACCAAATTCTTCCCAAATCACTGGCCAATGGCGAAATGCAGCAGCCCGGCCAACAAAATGGTGTGCCTCACATTGTCGCACCCAAGAAGATGCTGCCTCCATTCCATGACCCACGCAACGACTTGATGAAGGCCATTCGAGATG GTATTACTCTACGCAAAGTTGAAaagtcggagcaaaaggaaaTTGAACGAAACGCGGCGCCATTGGATGTGGCTTCAATCTTGGCCAGACGTGTGGCTATCGAATTATCCGAGTCCGAGGATTCGGATAGCGAAGACGACAGCGAGGGCTGGATGGAACCGAACGAAACATCGGCTTGA
- the LOC6612093 gene encoding wiskott-Aldrich syndrome protein family member 3 isoform X5, whose protein sequence is MPLPKRSIEPVHVARSVYQQDELQSVELETVTNTTLTNIIRQLSSLSKHAEDVFGELARDVGNIGDRANSLQARIDRLAIKVTQLDSTVEEVPLTDITRKKAFKSAKVFDQQIFSRATMPAPMMDTYAQCDKPPPLDKLNVYRDDGKDGLKFYTDPNYFFELWRQEMLKDTERVMHDKGKKLNRPRQEGGAGGAAGRGNKKQKTKIRVPHNTREQQRQRALVHGETLMPNNVIYRTPNSMVNEEAGYGNMGVYDTRPPRPNSIELNRSYQSEQIDGSTYEQLPPQMGNQYAATFGNGMGGPQQMHMQHQQMYDAGMYQSHALYGQTGQGMMSPEPIYGPGTPSRNKPRPSQPPPAPPSNGSGGGTPTASNANTPTRGRSMSTSRDALPPPPPVPDVISPMSGMNGVNSGHMAAKLLGRANSSSGAGSPQMTPNSVQNANDMVMTQLSNTFHSIGMAGNQLNSLSDLPPPPPVPDQHSPKMSPPNAAPPPPPPPPPVEEGMGSGNQHTLRPHQILPKSLANGEMQQPGQQNGVPHIVAPKKMLPPFHDPRNDLMKAIRDGITLRKVEKSEQKEIERNAAPLDVASILARRVAIELSESEDSDSEDDSEGWMEPNETSA, encoded by the exons ATGCCGCTGCCCAAACGATCGATAGAACCCGTACATGTGGCCCGCTCCGTGTATCAGCAGGATGAGCTGCAGTCCGTGGAGCTGGAGACGGTCACCAACACCACGCTGACGAACATCATTCGCCAGCTGTCCTCGCTGTCCAAGCACGCAGAGGATGTGTTCGGTGAACTGGCCCGCGACGTGGGCAACATCGGGGATCGGGCTAACTCGCTGCAGGCGCGCATCGATCGCCTGGCTATCAAAGTGACCCAGCTGGACAGCACAGTTGAGGAGGTGCCCTTGACGGACATTACCCGAAAGAAGGCCTTCAAGTCGGCCAAGGTGTTCGATCAGCAGATCTTCTCGCGCGCCACCATGCCGGCGCCCATGATGGACACATATGCACAGTGCGACAAGCCGCCGCCCCTCGACAAGCTCAACGTCTATCGGGACGATGGCAAGGATGGTCTTAAGTTCTACACGGATCCGAACTACTTCTTTGAGTTGTGGCGACAGGAGATGCTGAAGGATACCGAACGTGTGATGCACGACAAGGGCAAGAAGCTGAACAGACCGCGGCAGGAAGGTGGAGCCGGCGGAGCGGCTGGACGTGGCAATAAGAAACAGAAGACCAAAATAAGGGTGCCGCACAATACGCGCGAACAACAGCGACAACGTGCACTGGTGCACGGCGAAACATTGATGCCCAACAACGTCATCTACCGCACACCGAATTCCATGGTCAACGAAGAAGCTGGATACGGAA ATATGGGAGTGTACGATACACGTCCGCCTCGTCCTAACTCGATCGAATTGAACCGAAGCTATCAGTCCGAGCAGATCGATGGTAGCACCTACGAGCAGCTTCCTCCGCAGATGGGCAATCAGTATGCTGCCACCTTCGGCAACGGCATGGGTGGCCCCCAGCAGATGCACATGCAGCATCAGCAGATGTATGACGCCGGGATGTATCAGTCGCATGCGCTGTACGGCCAAACTGGACAGGGTATGATGTCGCCGGAGCCCATCTACGGACCGGGAACACCGTCGCGTAACAAACCGCGTCCGTCGCAGCCGCCACCGGCTCCGCCGTCGAATGGCAGCGGTGGTGGTACGCCCACAGCCTCCAATGCCAACACTCCGACAAGAGGCAGAAGTATGTCGACCAGTCGGGATGCCTTGCCACCGCCTCCACCAGTTCCAGACGTCATTTCACCAATGTCCGGCATGAACGGAGTCAACAGCGGGCATATGGCGGCCAAACTGCTTGGCCGGGCAAACAGTTCGTCGGGAGCTGGATCTCCGCAGATGACTCCCAACAGCGTCCAAAATGCCAACGATATGGTCATGACGCAGCTGAGCAATACTTTCCACAGCATCGGTATGGCGGGCAATCAACTGAACTCCCTTAGCGActtgccgccaccgccgccggtTCCAGATCAG CACTCGCCTAAGATGTCGCCACCTAATGCCgcgccaccaccgccgccgccaccgcctccAGTAGAGGAAGGCATGGGCAGTGGCAACCAACACACGCTGCGCCCGCACCAAATTCTTCCCAAATCACTGGCCAATGGCGAAATGCAGCAGCCCGGCCAACAAAATGGTGTGCCTCACATTGTCGCACCCAAGAAGATGCTGCCTCCATTCCATGACCCACGCAACGACTTGATGAAGGCCATTCGAGATG GTATTACTCTACGCAAAGTTGAAaagtcggagcaaaaggaaaTTGAACGAAACGCGGCGCCATTGGATGTGGCTTCAATCTTGGCCAGACGTGTGGCTATCGAATTATCCGAGTCCGAGGATTCGGATAGCGAAGACGACAGCGAGGGCTGGATGGAACCGAACGAAACATCGGCTTGA
- the LOC6612093 gene encoding wiskott-Aldrich syndrome protein family member 2 isoform X2, which translates to MPLPKRSIEPVHVARSVYQQDELQSVELETVTNTTLTNIIRQLSSLSKHAEDVFGELARDVGNIGDRANSLQARIDRLAIKVTQLDSTVEEVPLTDITRKKAFKSAKVFDQQIFSRATMPAPMMDTYAQCDKPPPLDKLNVYRDDGKDGLKFYTDPNYFFELWRQEMLKDTERVMHDKGKKLNRPRQEGGAGGAAGRGNKKQKTKIRVPHNTREQQRQRALVHGETLMPNNVIYRTPNSMVNEEAGYGIQLVKIQTVGEADIDLRHSTLDAHHQVVGNIQDVDMGVYDTRPPRPNSIELNRSYQSEQIDGSTYEQLPPQMGNQYAATFGNGMGGPQQMHMQHQQMYDAGMYQSHALYGQTGQGMMSPEPIYGPGTPSRNKPRPSQPPPAPPSNGSGGGTPTASNANTPTRGRSMSTSRDALPPPPPVPDVISPMSGMNGVNSGHMAAKLLGRANSSSGAGSPQMTPNSVQNANDMVMTQLSNTFHSIGMAGNQLNSLSDLPPPPPVPDQHSPKMSPPNAAPPPPPPPPPVEEGMGSGNQHTLRPHQILPKSLANGEMQQPGQQNGVPHIVAPKKMLPPFHDPRNDLMKAIRDGITLRKVEKSEQKEIERNAAPLDVASILARRVAIELSESEDSDSEDDSEGWMEPNETSA; encoded by the exons ATGCCGCTGCCCAAACGATCGATAGAACCCGTACATGTGGCCCGCTCCGTGTATCAGCAGGATGAGCTGCAGTCCGTGGAGCTGGAGACGGTCACCAACACCACGCTGACGAACATCATTCGCCAGCTGTCCTCGCTGTCCAAGCACGCAGAGGATGTGTTCGGTGAACTGGCCCGCGACGTGGGCAACATCGGGGATCGGGCTAACTCGCTGCAGGCGCGCATCGATCGCCTGGCTATCAAAGTGACCCAGCTGGACAGCACAGTTGAGGAGGTGCCCTTGACGGACATTACCCGAAAGAAGGCCTTCAAGTCGGCCAAGGTGTTCGATCAGCAGATCTTCTCGCGCGCCACCATGCCGGCGCCCATGATGGACACATATGCACAGTGCGACAAGCCGCCGCCCCTCGACAAGCTCAACGTCTATCGGGACGATGGCAAGGATGGTCTTAAGTTCTACACGGATCCGAACTACTTCTTTGAGTTGTGGCGACAGGAGATGCTGAAGGATACCGAACGTGTGATGCACGACAAGGGCAAGAAGCTGAACAGACCGCGGCAGGAAGGTGGAGCCGGCGGAGCGGCTGGACGTGGCAATAAGAAACAGAAGACCAAAATAAGGGTGCCGCACAATACGCGCGAACAACAGCGACAACGTGCACTGGTGCACGGCGAAACATTGATGCCCAACAACGTCATCTACCGCACACCGAATTCCATGGTCAACGAAGAAGCTGGATACGGAA TTCAGCTAGTCAAAATACAGACTGTGGGCGAGGCTGACATCGATTTGCGGCATAGCACTCTCGATGCGCACCACCAAGTTGTCGGTAATATCCAAGACGTAG ATATGGGAGTGTACGATACACGTCCGCCTCGTCCTAACTCGATCGAATTGAACCGAAGCTATCAGTCCGAGCAGATCGATGGTAGCACCTACGAGCAGCTTCCTCCGCAGATGGGCAATCAGTATGCTGCCACCTTCGGCAACGGCATGGGTGGCCCCCAGCAGATGCACATGCAGCATCAGCAGATGTATGACGCCGGGATGTATCAGTCGCATGCGCTGTACGGCCAAACTGGACAGGGTATGATGTCGCCGGAGCCCATCTACGGACCGGGAACACCGTCGCGTAACAAACCGCGTCCGTCGCAGCCGCCACCGGCTCCGCCGTCGAATGGCAGCGGTGGTGGTACGCCCACAGCCTCCAATGCCAACACTCCGACAAGAGGCAGAAGTATGTCGACCAGTCGGGATGCCTTGCCACCGCCTCCACCAGTTCCAGACGTCATTTCACCAATGTCCGGCATGAACGGAGTCAACAGCGGGCATATGGCGGCCAAACTGCTTGGCCGGGCAAACAGTTCGTCGGGAGCTGGATCTCCGCAGATGACTCCCAACAGCGTCCAAAATGCCAACGATATGGTCATGACGCAGCTGAGCAATACTTTCCACAGCATCGGTATGGCGGGCAATCAACTGAACTCCCTTAGCGActtgccgccaccgccgccggtTCCAGATCAG CACTCGCCTAAGATGTCGCCACCTAATGCCgcgccaccaccgccgccgccaccgcctccAGTAGAGGAAGGCATGGGCAGTGGCAACCAACACACGCTGCGCCCGCACCAAATTCTTCCCAAATCACTGGCCAATGGCGAAATGCAGCAGCCCGGCCAACAAAATGGTGTGCCTCACATTGTCGCACCCAAGAAGATGCTGCCTCCATTCCATGACCCACGCAACGACTTGATGAAGGCCATTCGAGATG GTATTACTCTACGCAAAGTTGAAaagtcggagcaaaaggaaaTTGAACGAAACGCGGCGCCATTGGATGTGGCTTCAATCTTGGCCAGACGTGTGGCTATCGAATTATCCGAGTCCGAGGATTCGGATAGCGAAGACGACAGCGAGGGCTGGATGGAACCGAACGAAACATCGGCTTGA